A stretch of the bacterium genome encodes the following:
- a CDS encoding DNA polymerase ligase N-terminal domain-containing protein, translated as MKKLEKYTSMRDPGKTPEPFTSKDIDPEKLVYVVQKHSATALHYDFRLEMGGVMPSWAIPKGPSLDNSVKRLAMQTEDHPLDYRHFEGVIPAGEYGAGPVIIWDEGWYLPETEISPGIRKEIRDKKEGEKAMLAGLEKGEIKFFLYGKKLKGSFTLVKTKGFPPGKAGKNAWLLIKHKDHFVVEGYDAAEFKESALSGKTLEEIKEKG; from the coding sequence ATGAAAAAACTAGAAAAATACACTTCCATGCGCGATCCAGGGAAAACCCCGGAACCTTTTACTAGCAAAGATATTGATCCAGAAAAGCTAGTTTACGTGGTTCAGAAACATTCAGCTACAGCTCTCCACTACGATTTTCGCCTGGAAATGGGTGGTGTCATGCCTTCCTGGGCGATTCCCAAAGGTCCTAGTCTCGACAACAGTGTGAAAAGATTAGCCATGCAAACTGAAGACCACCCCCTGGATTACCGACACTTTGAAGGGGTAATTCCGGCTGGTGAGTATGGTGCTGGACCAGTCATTATTTGGGACGAGGGTTGGTACTTACCTGAGACTGAAATTTCGCCTGGGATCAGGAAAGAAATTCGGGATAAAAAAGAAGGGGAGAAAGCCATGCTTGCAGGACTGGAAAAAGGAGAAATAAAATTTTTTCTTTATGGAAAAAAACTAAAGGGCAGTTTTACCTTGGTCAAAACTAAGGGCTTCCCACCGGGCAAAGCAGGGAAAAATGCTTGGCTTTTGATCAAGCACAAAGATCACTTTGTGGTTGAAGGCTATGATGCAGCTGAGTTTAAAGAATCAGCTCTTTCCGGAAAAACTCTTGAGGAAATAAAAGAGAAGGGTTAA
- the sufC gene encoding Fe-S cluster assembly ATPase SufC, with protein MLEIKDLHVSTQKKEILRGISLKIKPGEIHALMGPNGSGKSSLSMALMGHPQYQITKGEVILDGQDISALSVDKRAKAGLFLAMQYPVAVAGVSINNFMRSAYKNLKDPGVKALEIQNKVKNELNQLKLDEKFISRAVNEGFSGGEKKKLETLQLTILEPKYAILDETDSGLDVDALKIVSKGVMKAKEKDQKLGILLITHYQRILRYIQPDFVHILVDGKIVKSGDKDLALEIEEKGYQEVSS; from the coding sequence ATGCTTGAGATCAAAGATTTACACGTTTCAACTCAAAAGAAAGAAATTCTGCGCGGAATTAGCCTAAAAATAAAACCAGGCGAAATCCACGCCCTGATGGGGCCAAACGGTTCGGGAAAATCCTCTCTTTCTATGGCTCTGATGGGGCATCCTCAATATCAAATTACCAAAGGTGAGGTTATTCTCGATGGACAAGACATAAGCGCTCTGAGCGTTGACAAAAGAGCCAAAGCAGGCTTGTTTCTAGCCATGCAATATCCAGTTGCGGTCGCCGGGGTTTCGATCAACAATTTCATGCGTTCAGCCTACAAAAATCTCAAAGATCCGGGGGTTAAAGCTCTTGAGATTCAAAATAAAGTCAAAAACGAACTGAACCAGCTTAAACTAGACGAGAAGTTTATCAGCCGAGCCGTGAACGAAGGCTTTTCCGGAGGAGAGAAGAAGAAGTTGGAAACTCTGCAACTAACAATTCTGGAACCAAAATATGCAATTCTTGATGAGACGGATTCAGGACTTGATGTAGACGCTCTCAAGATTGTTTCCAAAGGAGTGATGAAGGCAAAAGAAAAAGACCAAAAACTAGGGATCCTATTAATTACTCATTATCAAAGAATATTACGGTACATTCAGCCAGATTTTGTTCACATTTTAGTGGATGGAAAGATCGTCAAAAGTGGGGATAAAGACCTAGCATTAGAAATAGAAGAGAAAGGTTATCAGGAGGTGTCATCCTGA
- the sufB gene encoding Fe-S cluster assembly protein SufB: MPKVVAEVAVNESYREKYGFSKPENYFFKSRKGLDEQIVQEISHHKSEPEWMLKFRLRAHEIFKQKKQPLWGADLSTINYDDIYYYIRPTEKKSLTWEGLPKEIKETYDAIGIPEAEKKYLAGVGAQYESEVIYHSIKKEWEKKGVIFESTDTALQKYPELFQEYFGRAIPAADNKLAALNSAVWSGGSFIYVPKNVKIDIPLQAYFRINAANMGQFERTLIIVDEGAQVHYVEGCTAPVYSTDSLHAAVVEIFVKKGARCRYTTIQNWSNNVYNLVTKRAMVEEDATMEWVDGNLGSKITMKYPSVYLRGRGARGEVLSIAFAGAGQHQDAGGKAYHLAPDTSSSIVSKSISKDGGRTSYRGMLKVIKGAERVKANVRCDALILDELSRSDTYPTMQIDEEDVSIAHEATVSKIGEDQLFYLMSRGLNENDATSMIVNGFIEPIVKELPLEYALELNRLIQLEMVGAVG, encoded by the coding sequence ATGCCAAAAGTAGTCGCCGAAGTTGCCGTCAATGAAAGTTACCGAGAAAAGTACGGTTTCTCGAAGCCCGAGAATTATTTTTTCAAGAGTAGAAAAGGTTTGGATGAACAAATTGTCCAGGAGATTTCCCACCATAAATCTGAGCCTGAATGGATGCTCAAATTTAGACTAAGAGCCCACGAAATTTTTAAACAAAAAAAGCAACCTCTGTGGGGTGCTGACCTTTCTACCATTAACTACGATGATATTTACTACTACATTCGCCCAACTGAAAAGAAGAGTTTAACCTGGGAAGGTTTGCCCAAGGAGATTAAAGAGACTTATGATGCGATTGGCATTCCTGAGGCGGAAAAGAAATATCTCGCCGGGGTTGGGGCTCAGTACGAGAGTGAGGTCATTTACCACTCAATCAAAAAAGAATGGGAGAAAAAGGGAGTCATCTTTGAATCAACTGATACTGCTCTCCAAAAATACCCCGAGCTTTTTCAAGAGTACTTTGGCCGGGCGATTCCAGCGGCGGACAACAAACTTGCAGCCTTAAACAGCGCGGTCTGGTCAGGAGGAAGCTTTATTTACGTACCTAAGAATGTAAAGATCGATATCCCCTTGCAGGCCTATTTCCGCATTAACGCCGCCAACATGGGCCAGTTTGAGCGCACGCTGATCATTGTTGACGAGGGAGCGCAAGTTCACTACGTCGAAGGCTGCACTGCTCCGGTCTATTCAACTGATTCTCTGCACGCGGCGGTCGTTGAAATTTTTGTCAAAAAAGGCGCTCGTTGTCGCTACACCACGATTCAGAATTGGAGTAACAATGTTTACAATCTAGTGACTAAAAGAGCCATGGTGGAGGAAGATGCGACCATGGAGTGGGTGGATGGCAACCTAGGTTCGAAGATTACGATGAAGTACCCCTCAGTCTACTTACGCGGTCGGGGGGCAAGAGGAGAGGTGCTTTCTATCGCTTTTGCCGGAGCCGGTCAGCACCAAGACGCGGGTGGTAAAGCCTATCACCTCGCCCCGGATACAAGCAGCTCAATTGTCTCGAAATCAATTTCTAAAGATGGTGGTCGAACCAGTTATCGCGGCATGCTGAAAGTGATTAAGGGTGCTGAACGTGTCAAAGCCAATGTCCGTTGTGATGCACTTATATTAGATGAATTAAGTAGGTCTGATACTTACCCGACGATGCAGATTGATGAGGAAGATGTTTCCATCGCTCATGAAGCCACAGTTTCAAAAATCGGTGAAGATCAACTTTTTTATTTAATGTCACGTGGTTTAAACGAAAACGATGCGACCAGCATGATCGTCAACGGCTTCATCGAACCAATCGTCAAAGAACTCCCACTCGAATATGCGCTTGAGTTAAATAGACTAATACAATTAGAGATGGTGGGAGCTGTAGGATAA
- a CDS encoding SufD family Fe-S cluster assembly protein has translation MNAINLILQEGQEKVLPLVFMTGSEEIEVNAQLVGRGARLDVIGAFFLTNSDEVKATINITHAAPDTYSNTLIKSVLNEKAQGGFYGLVKIKRGAKNTDTYFREDALLLSKNAKAEAIPSLEIDENEVKAGHASTVGPVDPESIFYLQSRGIPADQAKRLLVQGYLGAVADKLPEKEKAQLFTFLEKEFRIS, from the coding sequence ATGAATGCGATTAATCTAATTCTGCAAGAAGGCCAGGAAAAAGTTTTACCTTTGGTTTTTATGACGGGTTCTGAAGAAATTGAAGTGAACGCGCAGCTCGTTGGTCGGGGAGCGAGACTGGATGTGATTGGTGCCTTTTTTCTCACCAATTCTGACGAAGTTAAAGCTACGATCAACATTACCCATGCTGCGCCCGACACCTATTCCAACACGTTAATTAAATCCGTTCTAAACGAAAAGGCGCAGGGCGGTTTCTATGGTTTGGTGAAGATAAAACGCGGAGCAAAAAATACCGATACCTATTTTCGTGAGGACGCCTTACTACTTTCCAAAAACGCGAAAGCGGAAGCAATTCCTTCTCTAGAGATTGATGAGAACGAGGTCAAGGCGGGCCACGCCTCGACCGTCGGTCCAGTTGACCCAGAAAGTATTTTTTACCTACAGAGCCGGGGGATCCCGGCGGATCAGGCCAAGAGACTGCTCGTCCAAGGCTATCTCGGCGCAGTTGCGGACAAACTACCTGAGAAAGAAAAAGCCCAACTTTTCACTTTTCTCGAAAAAGAGTTTAGAATTAGTTAA
- a CDS encoding non-heme iron oxygenase ferredoxin subunit produces MSEFQKVAKLDDVHDGQITLAKIGKEQIALYRLGNEVLATTNICTHEYCELDQNHNIEGEEVECTCHGSKFKIRTGENTSPPAAEPLPIFKTKVENGEVFVEI; encoded by the coding sequence ATGTCTGAATTTCAAAAAGTCGCAAAACTAGATGATGTGCACGATGGTCAAATTACCTTGGCCAAGATCGGCAAGGAACAGATAGCCCTTTATCGTTTGGGCAACGAAGTCTTGGCGACGACCAATATTTGCACCCACGAATACTGTGAGCTTGATCAAAACCACAATATTGAAGGTGAAGAGGTAGAGTGCACTTGTCACGGCAGTAAGTTCAAAATTCGCACCGGGGAAAACACTTCACCACCCGCTGCCGAGCCATTACCTATTTTTAAAACTAAAGTTGAGAACGGGGAGGTCTTTGTTGAAATATGA